The following DNA comes from Lentibacillus sp. Marseille-P4043.
TCCCACTGTCACCTCCTGTTATAACAGCAACTTTATCCTGCAATTTTCCAGATCCATGGTAATTTGGATCTTCCACAATCGGCTCCGGTACCATAAGGGACTCTATGCCTGGTTGTTGTGACTGATGCTGTGGTGGGAATGGTGTCTGGTATATATTTTTATTCACATAAATTCCTCCTGTACGAAAATCCATTCTTACGTACTATATTCCTTTTAGTAAGTAGGCGTTCATCGTGAACAAAAAAAGAATAGGCATGATTTGGAACCTATTCTTAGAAAAGTGAATTATTCTGTTGTCTCCCCAGGTGTATCTTTTGGTGTTTGCGGAGCACCTGGCATGCTACCAACAGTATTCCGGTTCTTGCCCAGACGTCCCCTCCGTACTTGTTTCACCCAAAAGCCGCCATGAATTTGTTTCGGCTCATATGAAATAATAAATGCTTTTGGATCAATCGTTTTAATCGACTCATACAGCCTTAGCTCGTATTTTCGAGGTGTGAGAATTTGCATTGCCAGACGATCTCCATCCATACCATAAGCGAACCAACTCGTCACACCGTATCCTTTATCCCGCAATTTACGGGTGAAGTCAATATCCGGATTGGATGAAATAACATTTACGGTTATGTATCCCAGTGCAAGCTTCTCTTCAATTTTTGTTCCAACAATAACACCAAGTCCAAAACCAACCGCATAAGCAATAATATTTTGGACTTCATTTAAATTATCGAGCACTAGACCTAAACCTAACACGTAAACAACAATTTCAAACATACTGACAAACGCGGCTAAATACCTACGACCTTTCAGCGTCAAGATCATCCGCATTGTTGAAAACGTAACATAAACAATATTAATTACAAGAATAATGGCAACCATTACATAAGCATTACTAAGCAAAACAAGAACCCTCCCCGATTATTAACGTTGTGAAATTTCCCCAAAACGAAATACTATGATGATATTCACCCAGTCAAACTAACATGCATACCATATTACATAAATTTTAAACAGTTAAAAAGAGGTGTTATGATGATGGACCCGTTCAGTCAAATGACCGATTGGAAAAAGAACATGGATAGTTTTTTTGGTGAGAACTTTTGGAACGAATTCGAAGGCATTATAAAACCTATTATTCCACAAATTAACATGTATCAAACGGAAAATGAAATTATGTGCATTATCAGTATTCCCGGACTAACCGATTTAAACAAAGTTGATATCTATGTCGATTATACAAAATTAGATATTAATGGGGTTATTGATATCAGCCAAAGCGGGGGGACTGTAATAAAAGAAGAAATTTTACAAGGCGTATTTGACAGAACAATTAACTTACCATTTCCAGTACGTTCAGATAAAATGGAAGCACGTTATAAAGATGGACTTGTATTCCTGCAGTTACATCGGTTATTTTCGGATGCCAGCAGTAAACATAGAGTTGCTGTAAAATTACTGGAAGAAAATTGACTGATTAA
Coding sequences within:
- a CDS encoding DUF2179 domain-containing protein, whose protein sequence is MLSNAYVMVAIILVINIVYVTFSTMRMILTLKGRRYLAAFVSMFEIVVYVLGLGLVLDNLNEVQNIIAYAVGFGLGVIVGTKIEEKLALGYITVNVISSNPDIDFTRKLRDKGYGVTSWFAYGMDGDRLAMQILTPRKYELRLYESIKTIDPKAFIISYEPKQIHGGFWVKQVRRGRLGKNRNTVGSMPGAPQTPKDTPGETTE
- a CDS encoding Hsp20/alpha crystallin family protein; translated protein: MMDPFSQMTDWKKNMDSFFGENFWNEFEGIIKPIIPQINMYQTENEIMCIISIPGLTDLNKVDIYVDYTKLDINGVIDISQSGGTVIKEEILQGVFDRTINLPFPVRSDKMEARYKDGLVFLQLHRLFSDASSKHRVAVKLLEEN